From a single Arachis hypogaea cultivar Tifrunner chromosome 3, arahy.Tifrunner.gnm2.J5K5, whole genome shotgun sequence genomic region:
- the LOC112791268 gene encoding NDR1/HIN1-like protein 13 has protein sequence MERQEDHQGRDDADDRAISTLVLPPPPGQGQRQQDTYIVQFPKDQVYHVPPRENALIAEKYRNPTKPKKRECNCGCLSPRVLITTAIIIISILAIVGITLATLFLIYKPTKPKFEVTHISVKTVRGGKNSPPPPPHYEITLTAHNRNKKLGLQYANNADISMTTFENTKVARGTWFPALKQEKGNSTEVNINLTGTSERLHRALEKSKNVTLDLDMKLWVKMTTVRMKTGPLESKIACKIMVSNLGNSTKILSQDCGTQIKIG, from the coding sequence ATGGAAAGGCAGGAGGACCACCAAGGTCGAGATGACGCGGATGATCGCGCCATCTCGACCCTAGTGTTACCGCCGCCTCCTGGGCAAGGGCAACGCCAACAGGACACCTACATCGTCCAATTCCCAAAGGACCAAGTCTACCACGTGCCGCCGCGCGAGAATGCCCTCATCGCAGAGAAATACCGCAACCCAAcaaaaccaaagaaaagagaatgcaATTGCGGTTGCCTCTCTCCCCGTGTGTTGATCACCACCGCCATAATAATCATCTCCATCCTCGCCATTGTTGGCATTACCCTTGCCACCTTGTTCTTAATCTACAAACCAACCAAACCCAAATTCGAGGTCACCCATATTTCGGTGAAGACCGTGCGCGGTGGCAAGAATTCGCCACCACCGCCACCGCACTACGAGATTACGTTGACGGCCCACAACCGCAACAAGAAGTTGGGGCTGCAGTACGCCAACAATGCGGACATTTCTATGACGACGTTCGAGAATACTAAGGTTGCAAGGGGAACGTGGTTCCCAGCGCTGAAACAAGAGAAAGGTAATTCGACGGAAGTTAATATTAATCTGACGGGGACGAGTGAACGGTTGCATAGGGCATTGGAGAAATCGAAGAATGTTACTCTGGATTTGGATATGAAACTTTGGGTAAAGATGACAACCGTGAGAATGAAGACAGGGCCTCTCGAGTCTAAGATTGCATGCAAGATTATGGTTAGCAATCTTGGCAACAGTACCAAGATCTTGTCACAGGATTGTGGCACTCAGATCAAGATTGGTTAG